A region of Thiofilum sp. DNA encodes the following proteins:
- a CDS encoding tRNA-binding protein: MELISWEQFAQVELRVGRIIHAEPFPKARKPAYILHVDFGAELGIKKSSAQITQLYTPETLIGKLVVGVVNFPAKQIGSIMSECLITGFHNEQGEVALCVPDKDAPLGTKLL; encoded by the coding sequence ATGGAGCTGATTAGTTGGGAGCAATTTGCACAAGTTGAATTGCGCGTCGGGCGCATTATCCATGCCGAACCTTTTCCTAAAGCACGCAAACCTGCTTATATTTTGCATGTCGATTTTGGTGCGGAGCTAGGCATTAAAAAATCCAGCGCTCAAATCACCCAGCTTTATACACCAGAAACTTTAATCGGCAAATTAGTAGTGGGTGTAGTGAATTTCCCAGCGAAACAAATTGGCTCTATTATGTCAGAATGTTTGATTACGGGCTTTCACAATGAGCAGGGCGAAGTGGCTTTATGTGTACCCGATAAAGACGCACCACTAGGCACTAAGCTATTATGA
- a CDS encoding urease accessory protein UreD has protein sequence MSVNPPLSGWQARLALTFTQQSDKTVLSKREQLGPLALQRPFYPEGEVCHGYILHPPGGVVGGDKLNINVQVCPQAHALLTTPGATKFYRSAGLQAHQHQLLEVNAGALEWLPQESIYFPQTLSTLSTDIQLRGDARFIGWEIHCLGRPVINELFDAGQVTVSMRLMRDGKLVLMDKQRIHQLADVTAPAGLRSHPVFATLIATPCPADLMESVQTLCAELPEGIAGATLMREVLVVRYLGNSTAAAHQLWRTIWATIRPTIMGKIATPPRIWST, from the coding sequence ATGAGCGTTAATCCACCCCTATCAGGCTGGCAAGCACGTTTAGCGCTCACCTTTACCCAGCAATCGGACAAAACGGTATTAAGTAAGCGCGAGCAACTAGGACCTCTAGCCTTACAGCGTCCGTTTTATCCCGAAGGTGAGGTGTGTCATGGGTATATTTTGCATCCTCCGGGGGGAGTGGTTGGGGGAGATAAGCTGAACATTAATGTACAAGTATGCCCCCAAGCTCATGCATTGCTGACCACTCCGGGCGCTACCAAATTTTATCGCTCTGCTGGATTACAGGCACACCAACATCAACTACTCGAAGTGAATGCAGGTGCATTGGAATGGTTGCCTCAAGAATCGATTTATTTTCCCCAGACCTTGAGCACTTTAAGTACTGACATTCAGTTACGGGGAGATGCACGATTTATTGGTTGGGAAATCCATTGTCTTGGGCGTCCGGTAATTAATGAACTTTTCGACGCCGGACAAGTGACGGTGAGTATGCGTCTGATGCGGGATGGCAAATTAGTCTTGATGGATAAACAACGCATTCATCAATTAGCCGATGTCACCGCCCCAGCAGGCTTACGCTCGCACCCTGTGTTTGCAACCCTCATAGCCACTCCCTGTCCAGCGGACTTAATGGAATCCGTACAAACTTTATGCGCTGAACTACCAGAAGGGATAGCGGGTGCTACCTTAATGCGTGAAGTCTTAGTGGTGCGCTATTTGGGTAATAGCACTGCCGCTGCACACCAATTATGGCGCACCATTTGGGCTACGATTCGCCCCACTATTATGGGTAAAATAGCCACTCCCCCTCGGATTTGGAGTACTTAA
- a CDS encoding heavy metal-binding domain-containing protein, with product MLVTTTPNLEGKAIVKYHGIVSGEAIMGANFVKDIFAQVRDFVGGRSATYEREMQNAREIALTELQERARQMGANAVVGVVFDYEVIGQGGSMIMVAISGTAVTVN from the coding sequence ATGCTAGTGACTACTACACCAAATTTAGAGGGAAAAGCCATTGTTAAATATCATGGTATTGTCTCTGGTGAGGCAATTATGGGAGCGAATTTTGTCAAAGATATTTTTGCTCAAGTGCGCGACTTTGTAGGCGGACGCTCAGCCACGTATGAGCGTGAAATGCAAAATGCTCGTGAGATAGCACTCACTGAGTTACAAGAGCGGGCGCGACAAATGGGAGCTAATGCCGTGGTGGGGGTCGTATTTGATTACGAGGTTATTGGTCAAGGTGGCAGTATGATCATGGTGGCAATCAGCGGCACAGCCGTCACTGTCAATTAA
- a CDS encoding intradiol ring-cleavage dioxygenase — translation MMNQLSNERRYLLKSAVALAGMGLAPTLLAQTPLPLTPSCGRGEELTLAQTEGPYFTPNTPLKHDFSADDRRGKAFILQGRVLSQSCAPQANVLIELWHADSQGYYDNEGYRLRGHVFTDAQGRFQFKTVMPGIYPGRTRHFHLKVQRRNGRVLTTQLYFPNERLNAVDGIYDSNLVMRLGNANGIVSGHYQFIVA, via the coding sequence ATGATGAATCAGTTGAGCAATGAGCGACGTTACTTATTAAAAAGTGCTGTGGCTTTAGCAGGTATGGGACTAGCACCCACCTTATTAGCCCAAACTCCATTACCCCTAACACCAAGCTGTGGACGAGGGGAGGAGCTGACTTTAGCGCAAACTGAAGGGCCTTATTTTACCCCTAATACCCCACTTAAACATGATTTCAGCGCCGATGATCGCCGAGGAAAGGCGTTTATCTTACAAGGGCGAGTATTGAGTCAAAGTTGTGCGCCACAGGCTAATGTGTTGATTGAGTTATGGCATGCCGATTCTCAAGGCTATTACGATAATGAGGGTTATCGTTTACGCGGTCATGTTTTCACCGATGCACAAGGGCGTTTTCAATTCAAAACCGTCATGCCCGGCATTTATCCGGGGCGCACCCGTCATTTTCATTTAAAAGTACAGCGTCGCAATGGTCGCGTGTTGACTACGCAATTATATTTTCCCAATGAGCGTTTAAATGCGGTCGATGGTATTTATGATTCAAATTTGGTCATGAGGCTAGGTAATGCTAATGGGATAGTCAGTGGACATTATCAGTTTATTGTGGCGTAA
- the purU gene encoding formyltetrahydrofolate deformylase: MSEFILKATSPAASGIIAKVTSYLFEHGCYISELAQFDDQDSGRFFMRAVCQIREGSDTLASIRSGFEPIANSIQMTWQMVDRTVPMKVLIMVSKFDHGLANLLYRLHKGEIPMQITAVIANHLDLRPMVEREGIRFIYLPVTKENKRQQEQEVLRVLEETGTELVVLARYMQILSDELCQVLKGRAINIHHSFLPGFKGARPYHQAYERGVKLIGATAHYVTADLDEGPIIEQAVQPVDHTYSPEALTAVGRDTETVALARAVKLHVEHRVFLDGNKTVVFK, from the coding sequence ATGAGCGAATTTATTTTAAAAGCAACCAGTCCAGCAGCTAGCGGCATCATTGCCAAAGTGACCTCTTACTTATTTGAGCATGGTTGCTATATTAGCGAGTTAGCCCAATTCGATGATCAAGACAGTGGGCGATTTTTCATGCGAGCTGTGTGTCAGATTCGTGAGGGTAGTGACACCTTAGCGAGTATCAGATCAGGGTTTGAGCCTATAGCCAACAGTATTCAAATGACGTGGCAAATGGTAGATCGTACTGTGCCGATGAAAGTGTTGATCATGGTGAGTAAATTTGATCACGGTTTAGCGAATTTGCTCTATCGGTTGCATAAAGGTGAAATTCCTATGCAAATCACAGCGGTGATAGCTAATCATCTGGATTTACGCCCTATGGTGGAGCGTGAAGGGATTCGCTTTATTTATTTGCCTGTGACCAAAGAGAATAAGCGTCAGCAAGAGCAAGAAGTGCTGCGCGTACTTGAGGAAACGGGTACTGAATTAGTGGTACTGGCGCGTTATATGCAGATTTTGTCGGATGAGCTATGCCAAGTATTAAAGGGGCGGGCGATTAATATCCATCATTCATTCTTGCCCGGATTTAAGGGGGCACGACCCTATCATCAAGCCTATGAGCGCGGTGTTAAACTCATTGGAGCTACCGCGCATTATGTGACCGCCGATTTAGATGAGGGGCCGATTATTGAGCAAGCGGTACAACCCGTGGATCATACCTATAGCCCCGAAGCATTGACTGCGGTAGGACGCGATACCGAGACCGTCGCTTTAGCGCGTGCAGTAAAGCTGCATGTGGAGCATCGGGTGTTCTTAGACGGCAATAAAACAGTAGTTTTTAAATAG
- a CDS encoding efflux RND transporter permease subunit, whose amino-acid sequence MNVSAWAIRSPVPSLLLFVILTFMGLMGFRSLMIQSFPDIELPVITVVASLEGAAPAQLETEVARKIEEQVSSLSGLKHITTTVSDGSATIAAEFEIEKDIETALSEVRNAVDSIKADLPANMNDPIVSKVTTSGNPIVTFTVASNNLDEEQLSWFVDNEVSKALLATPGVGRVSRIGGVDREVQVNLNPKLMNGLGVTVADVSSAIGNMQKDASGGRGDIGGGVQSVRTLGAVETADDIAALPIPLSGGRYVRLDQIARVEDTYAERSTAALLNGQPVVGFQVTRTKGAGEVSTAEVARVTVDKLRQQHPHITIEEAYNTVVPVQDNYEGSMLLMYEGAFLAVIVVLWFLKDWRATIVSATALPLAIIPTFAAMHYFGYSLNILTLLALALVVGVLVDDAIVEVENIVRHLNMGKTPLQAAIDAADEIGLAVIATTFTLIAVFLPTAFMGGIPGKFFEPFGITAAVAVFFSLVVARLLTPMMAAYILKPHPEREQKDGWIMRNYLKLMKWCIRFRWITVVLAVAFFIGSVQLLKLLPQGFVPPGDQSLTSVTIELQPGSSLEDTTRVAEQARAMMQTVPDVKRILTLVGYEAGEGGPVGGGGSMDSRKATLTAVLTHRTERDINQQVIENQIREALKGLPGARVKVGAGGSGEKLQVVLASNDAAALQSAALAVERDLRTLKGIGNVTSSASLQRPEIHITPDFARASELGISTQALSNAVQIATSGDFESRLPKLNLPQRQIPVRVRLDKSVRSDLQAIEQLRITGRNGNVPLSTVARVEMGAGPTQINRYDQKRNVSIDVELGGRTLGEVTNEVNELPVFKNLPPSVERPAAGDVESMQELFASFGIAMFIGVMFIYVVLVLLFHDFLQPVTILAALPLSLGGAFVALLVTHNSFSMPSVIGLVMLMGIVTKNSILLVEYAIMARHAKGMSRFDALVDACHKRARPIVMTTIAMGAGMLPTALGLGVDPSFRAPMAIVVIGGLIASTVLSLLVVPAIFTVIDDLQNLLRRLFRLKTVSTAAVLPAATAPITKEV is encoded by the coding sequence ATGAACGTTTCAGCATGGGCAATACGTAGTCCAGTCCCCTCCTTATTGCTGTTTGTGATCCTCACTTTTATGGGCTTAATGGGCTTTCGCTCATTAATGATCCAAAGTTTCCCCGATATTGAATTACCCGTTATTACTGTTGTAGCGAGTTTAGAAGGAGCTGCTCCGGCTCAATTAGAAACTGAAGTCGCACGCAAGATCGAAGAACAAGTTAGCTCACTTTCTGGACTGAAGCATATTACTACTACGGTGAGTGATGGCTCAGCCACTATTGCCGCTGAATTTGAAATTGAAAAAGACATTGAAACGGCACTCAGTGAAGTACGAAATGCGGTCGATAGTATTAAGGCTGATCTACCCGCCAATATGAATGATCCGATTGTGAGTAAAGTGACTACATCGGGTAATCCGATTGTTACCTTCACTGTAGCCTCTAACAATTTGGATGAAGAGCAGCTCTCTTGGTTTGTCGATAATGAAGTTTCTAAAGCCTTATTAGCCACGCCTGGTGTGGGACGTGTATCACGTATTGGCGGAGTAGACCGTGAGGTGCAGGTTAACTTAAATCCCAAATTAATGAATGGCTTAGGTGTAACCGTCGCCGATGTTTCTAGCGCGATTGGTAATATGCAAAAAGACGCTTCTGGTGGACGCGGCGATATAGGTGGCGGAGTACAAAGCGTGCGCACCTTAGGAGCCGTAGAAACGGCTGATGATATAGCAGCCCTACCCATACCTCTCTCAGGTGGGCGCTATGTGCGTTTAGATCAAATTGCCCGTGTTGAAGATACTTATGCTGAGCGTTCTACTGCGGCATTATTGAATGGTCAACCTGTAGTGGGCTTTCAAGTGACTCGTACCAAAGGTGCAGGTGAAGTGAGCACCGCTGAGGTAGCACGGGTTACGGTGGACAAGCTGCGCCAACAGCATCCTCATATTACCATCGAAGAAGCTTATAATACTGTAGTCCCCGTACAGGATAATTATGAAGGCTCGATGCTGCTGATGTATGAAGGGGCTTTCTTAGCGGTTATTGTAGTGCTCTGGTTCTTAAAAGATTGGCGAGCCACTATTGTATCGGCCACTGCTTTACCCTTAGCTATTATTCCCACCTTTGCAGCCATGCACTATTTTGGCTATTCGCTCAATATTCTGACCTTACTGGCTTTGGCTTTAGTGGTGGGGGTCTTGGTCGATGATGCCATTGTGGAAGTAGAAAATATTGTGCGCCACCTCAATATGGGCAAAACCCCACTGCAAGCGGCGATTGATGCAGCCGATGAAATTGGACTCGCCGTCATAGCCACGACCTTTACTTTAATTGCCGTGTTTTTACCAACCGCTTTTATGGGGGGAATTCCGGGTAAATTCTTTGAGCCTTTTGGTATTACAGCAGCGGTCGCGGTATTTTTCTCCTTAGTAGTCGCTCGCTTACTCACGCCTATGATGGCGGCTTATATCTTAAAACCCCATCCTGAAAGGGAACAAAAAGACGGCTGGATTATGCGTAACTACTTAAAGCTCATGAAGTGGTGCATACGTTTTCGCTGGATTACGGTGGTTTTAGCAGTTGCCTTTTTTATTGGTTCAGTGCAGTTGCTCAAATTACTCCCTCAAGGGTTTGTTCCTCCGGGTGATCAAAGCCTGACCTCCGTTACTATTGAACTTCAGCCCGGCTCTTCTTTAGAAGACACTACCCGCGTTGCTGAGCAAGCTAGGGCTATGATGCAAACCGTACCAGATGTTAAACGCATACTGACCCTAGTAGGCTATGAAGCAGGCGAAGGTGGCCCGGTGGGTGGCGGCGGCAGTATGGATAGTCGCAAAGCGACATTAACCGCCGTACTCACTCACCGCACTGAGCGCGATATTAATCAGCAAGTGATTGAAAATCAGATCCGTGAGGCTTTAAAAGGTTTGCCCGGAGCACGAGTTAAAGTAGGTGCTGGCGGTTCTGGGGAAAAATTGCAAGTAGTGCTGGCTAGTAATGATGCCGCAGCCTTACAAAGTGCCGCACTAGCGGTAGAGCGTGATTTACGTACTTTAAAAGGTATTGGTAATGTGACTTCTAGTGCTAGTTTACAACGCCCTGAAATCCATATTACCCCCGACTTTGCCCGTGCTTCTGAGTTGGGGATTAGTACCCAAGCTCTATCCAATGCCGTCCAAATTGCGACCTCAGGTGACTTTGAATCACGCCTACCCAAGCTTAATTTACCCCAACGCCAAATTCCGGTGCGCGTGCGTTTGGATAAATCGGTACGCTCTGATCTACAAGCCATTGAGCAGTTACGCATCACCGGACGTAATGGCAATGTGCCACTATCCACGGTCGCTCGAGTCGAAATGGGCGCTGGTCCTACGCAAATTAATCGCTATGATCAAAAACGTAATGTGAGTATTGATGTGGAGCTAGGCGGGCGCACCTTAGGCGAGGTCACTAATGAAGTGAATGAACTACCCGTCTTTAAAAATCTGCCACCTTCGGTAGAGCGCCCCGCTGCGGGTGATGTCGAGAGCATGCAAGAACTATTTGCCAGCTTTGGAATCGCCATGTTTATTGGCGTGATGTTTATTTATGTAGTCTTAGTGCTGCTCTTTCATGACTTCCTACAACCCGTGACTATTCTCGCAGCTCTGCCTTTATCATTAGGTGGCGCATTTGTAGCGCTATTAGTTACACATAATAGCTTCTCTATGCCCTCCGTCATTGGACTTGTGATGCTGATGGGGATAGTGACGAAAAACTCTATTCTATTAGTCGAATATGCAATTATGGCAAGGCATGCAAAAGGGATGTCGCGCTTTGATGCATTAGTTGATGCGTGTCATAAACGGGCGCGTCCGATTGTCATGACTACTATTGCTATGGGAGCGGGAATGTTACCTACTGCTTTAGGCTTAGGGGTCGATCCTAGTTTCCGTGCACCCATGGCGATTGTGGTGATTGGGGGCTTAATTGCGTCTACCGTACTCAGTTTATTAGTTGTCCCTGCTATTTTTACTGTGATTGATGACTTGCAAAACTTGTTACGTCGCCTATTTAGACTCAAAACTGTTTCCACTGCTGCGGTTTTACCAGCAGCGACGGCTCCTATCACCAAAGAAGTTTAG
- a CDS encoding efflux RND transporter periplasmic adaptor subunit — protein MKTITSRPLSLSFIIVCTLQIGLANPSFAADEKAPENTSLNVPSLNAPKPTLTVNTTLPRKETWDMRIAASGAISAWQEAVVASEINGLRITDLLVDIGDSVREGQTLAKLAQESVKADIAQQEAAIAQAEAAVLQAETSILQAEANVNQAKAGVAQAEAGVEQVRATVAQTEAGVLQAEAGVAQARAGVNQANANLAQSQATINQVTAQVSQAAAGVNQAQATLAEAQTNLERARRLRATGAIAQQEADQYTTSAATARAALEAQKAGLVAQKSALEAQKAAFNALKSGVNAKQAEVQAQQAAVEAQQAIVAAKQSEIKSQLAAVDAQSAGVEAQQAGVEVQKAALNAQKAAKAVQEAAMLNQQLRLKYTTITAPDSGTIVARTASLGSVVQAGTELFRLIRQDKLEWRAEVTGQELGKIREGQPAQVNLPTGENIEGQVRMISPTLDANTRNATVFITLPNGSGAKAGMFASGDILSGTVDAITLPQSAVILRDGSRYVFSVDSDNRAKQMKVKIGRFLNGNVEILEGISLTDEIVTTGGAFLNDGDLIQRATPIPAASTEAPKP, from the coding sequence ATGAAAACTATTACATCCCGCCCCCTTAGCTTAAGTTTTATTATTGTTTGTACGCTTCAAATAGGTTTAGCGAACCCTAGTTTTGCTGCTGATGAAAAAGCACCCGAAAATACCAGTCTCAACGTTCCAAGCCTCAACGCCCCCAAGCCCACCTTAACCGTTAATACCACCCTACCTCGCAAAGAAACGTGGGATATGCGTATTGCGGCTAGTGGAGCGATTAGCGCTTGGCAAGAAGCAGTCGTGGCTTCAGAAATCAATGGTCTACGCATTACTGATCTATTAGTAGATATTGGTGATTCAGTACGTGAAGGACAAACCCTAGCCAAACTCGCGCAGGAATCTGTTAAAGCCGATATTGCCCAACAAGAAGCTGCCATTGCTCAGGCAGAAGCCGCTGTACTACAAGCCGAAACCAGTATTCTACAAGCTGAAGCCAATGTGAATCAGGCTAAAGCAGGCGTGGCTCAAGCCGAAGCAGGGGTAGAACAAGTACGCGCCACTGTTGCCCAAACCGAAGCAGGCGTGCTGCAAGCTGAGGCGGGTGTGGCACAGGCAAGGGCAGGCGTTAATCAAGCTAATGCTAATTTAGCCCAATCCCAAGCTACGATTAATCAAGTCACCGCCCAAGTTAGCCAAGCAGCAGCCGGAGTGAATCAAGCACAGGCTACTTTAGCTGAAGCCCAAACTAATTTAGAACGTGCACGACGTTTACGTGCTACCGGCGCGATTGCTCAACAAGAAGCCGATCAATATACCACCAGTGCGGCAACTGCACGCGCTGCATTAGAAGCCCAAAAAGCGGGCTTAGTCGCGCAAAAATCCGCTCTAGAGGCACAAAAAGCCGCTTTTAATGCCCTAAAGTCTGGTGTCAATGCCAAGCAAGCCGAAGTACAAGCACAACAAGCCGCTGTAGAAGCGCAACAGGCTATTGTGGCTGCTAAACAATCCGAAATTAAATCCCAACTCGCTGCGGTCGATGCTCAATCGGCTGGCGTGGAAGCACAGCAAGCAGGGGTTGAAGTACAAAAAGCAGCACTCAATGCCCAAAAAGCCGCTAAAGCCGTCCAAGAAGCAGCCATGCTCAATCAACAATTACGCTTGAAATATACCACCATTACCGCCCCCGACTCTGGCACGATAGTAGCGCGAACCGCCTCATTAGGCTCGGTAGTACAAGCAGGCACAGAGCTTTTTCGCCTGATTCGTCAAGACAAACTAGAATGGCGAGCAGAAGTCACCGGGCAAGAGTTAGGTAAAATTCGTGAAGGTCAACCGGCTCAGGTCAATCTACCTACGGGGGAAAACATTGAAGGGCAGGTACGCATGATTAGCCCCACCTTAGACGCCAACACGCGTAATGCCACTGTTTTTATTACCTTACCGAATGGTAGTGGGGCTAAAGCGGGTATGTTTGCTAGTGGCGATATACTTAGTGGCACGGTAGACGCTATAACCCTGCCCCAATCAGCCGTTATTTTACGTGATGGATCGCGCTATGTGTTTAGTGTGGATAGTGATAATCGCGCCAAGCAAATGAAGGTCAAAATAGGACGTTTCCTCAATGGCAATGTCGAAATTTTAGAAGGTATTAGCCTGACCGATGAAATAGTCACCACGGGCGGGGCGTTTCTAAATGATGGCGATTTAATCCAACGTGCCACCCCTATACCTGCTGCTAGCACGGAGGCTCCCAAGCCATGA